From a region of the Besnoitia besnoiti strain Bb-Ger1 chromosome I, whole genome shotgun sequence genome:
- a CDS encoding putative polypeptide n-acetylgalactosaminyltransferase 12 (encoded by transcript BESB_002410), whose protein sequence is MPGSIPFGGGTGEPVPAPWPSRVSVLNAEAAATGKDAKAPRSLNPKMIARLKRRCFLRLLFLALSGAIFWCLFVCGFLSYLFPAAFSRDPQAHLLDLNAPGVTAFHKLLKGLPLPRLHEKTTIDNSAVVVGVHGTVKAPYSRLVDHLLKLATLPILTGEPRYVTGDDLSVIIPVRNEEAYLPKTLKYLFETTPPERIHEVIIVDDNSDQPIQKLIEASLPEHMRKKMRFIRFDSYQGLIRGRIAGAAIATSENIFFLDGHCRPKPGWAEPLIAHLKINYRRIACPKIYDIYATTWEDVGTDGTKMMFEWTFEFGWFEDLEDEVPVLSGGILAMTKKWWLESGLYDDGMLEWGGENLEQSIRVWLCGGEIVAVQESKIGHIFSRPPKPNPGNRLVIQVQKNQKRAAKVWLDEYYNLFYKYHREVRTHQEGDTSARKRLRFEKLTCMPFQWFVEKFKTAFDRSSLLDHNFFHIQHAHTGMCLSSKKFPGFPDERLVLEPCEMKTRRQQWTVAGGGRLLANRDKKCVDAYGNQENLRAPILWKCDWNSVLQNKNANQFWQFDASFPGKLPASLNATGRIFSFQHPDATSLTGHDTLPVYRHLAVSHKARCLATEDEPEAAEKAEKAAGAGPRDVFVRWRSCDEPVVPSPPPSSPGAPPSSATAAEAGAKAPPALNAGDRMRFEPKWIYAPLSSRFGVRTLQDAERITDAAAQAYVDNPPQPVDAD, encoded by the exons ATGCCGGGGTCCATTCCGTTCGGCGGCGGGACTGGCGAGCCCGTTCCTGCGCCCTGGCCATCGCGGGTGTCTGTGTTGaatgcggaggcggcggcgaccggcaaggacgcgaaggcccCGCGCTCGCTGAACCCCAAGATGATTGCGCGCCTCAAGCGGCGCTGTTTCCTGCGTCTGCTTTTTCTCGCGCTCAGCGGCGCCATCTTCTGGTGTCTgttcgtctgcggcttcctctcctACCTCTTCCCTGCGGCCTTCAGTCGCGATCCCCAGGCGCACTTGCTCGACCTGAACGCCCCCGGCGTCACCGCGTTCCACAAGCTCCTTAAGGGTCTGCCCCTGCCGCGGCTCCACGAGAAAACGACAATCGACAacagcgccgtcgtcgtcggcgtccaCG GAACCGTGAAGGCGCCGTATAGCAGACTCGTGGATCACCTTTTGAAACTCGCAACGCTTCCGATTTTGACTGGAGAGCCCCGATACGTCACGGGCGACGACCTGTCGGTCATCATTCCCGTGCGCAATGAGGAG gcgtaTCTTCCCAAGACGCTCAAGTACTTGTTCGAAACGACGCCGCCCGAGCGCATCCACGAGGTGATTATCGTCGACGACAACAGCGACCAGCCGATTCAAAAACTTATtgaggcgtcgctgcctgaGCACATGCGAAAAAAGATGCGGTTCATCCGCTTTG ATTCGTACCAGGGTCTGATTCGCGGGAGAatcgcaggcgcggcgatcgcgacgagcgagaatatcttcttcctcgacggTCACTGCAGGCCGAAGCCTGGCTGGGCGGAGCCTCTCATCGCGCATTTGAAGATCAACTACCGCAGAATCGCGTGCCCGAAAATCTAC GACATCTATGCGACGACGTGGGAAGACGTGGGCACCGACGGCACCAAGATGATGTTTGAGTGGACTTTTGAGTTCGGCTGGTTCGAAGACCTCGAAGACGAAGTTCCCGTTCTCTCCGGCGGCATCCTCGCTATGACCAAGAAATGGTGGCTCGAATCAG GGCTCTACGACGACGGCATGCTGGAGTGGGGCGGGGAAAACCTCGAGCAGTCAATTCGCGTCTGGCTTTGCGGCGGCGAAATCGTCGCGGTTCAGGAGTCCAAGATCGGTCACATtttctcgcggccgccgaagccgaACCCGGGGAATCGCCTCGTCATCCAG GTGCAGAAAAAccagaagcgcgcggcgaaggtgTGGCTGGACGAGTACTACAACTTGTTTTACAAATATCACCGCGAAGTCCGCACGCATCAAGAGGGCGACACAAGcgcgcgcaagcgcctccgctTTGAGAAACTGACTTGCATGCCCTTCCAGTGGTTCGTGGAGAAATTCAAAACGGCGTTTGATCGCAGCAGCCTCTTGGATCACAACTTCTTCCACATTCAGCACGCGCACACCG GAATGTGCCTTTCTTCGAAAAAGTTCCCCGGGTTCCCCGACGAGCGCCTCGTTCTCGAGCCCTGCGAGAtgaagacgcgccgccag CAATGGACGGTCGCAGGGGGGGGTCGTCTTTTGGCCAATCGCGACAAGAAGTGCGTGGACGCCTACGGCAACCAGGAGAATCTGCGGGCGCCAATTCTGTGGAAGTGCGACTGGAACAGCGTGCTGCAGAACAAAAACGCGAACCAATTTTGGCAGTTCGACGCGTCTTTCCCCGGCAagctgcctgcgtcgctcaACGCGACCGGCAGAATCTTCTCTTTCCAACATCCCGACGCCACATCGCTGACGGGTCACGACACGCTTccggtgtacagacacctgGCGGTGTCGCACAaggcgcgctgcctcgcgacGGAAGACGAGCCGGAAGCCGCAgaaaaggcggagaaggcagcTGGCGCGGGGCCCCGTGACGTTTTCGtccgctggcgcagctgcgacgaGCCCGTGGtccccagcccccccccctcctctccagGCGCCCCTCCCTcaagcgcgacggccgcggaggccggagcgaaagcgccgccggcgctcaaCGCCGGCGACCGCATGCGCTTCGAACCCAAGTGGATCtacgcgccgctctcttcgcgcttCGGCGTGCGGACGCTGCAAGACGCCGAGCGCATCaccgacgcggccgcgcaagCCTACGTCGACAatccgccgcagcccgtTGATGCAGACTAG
- a CDS encoding OTU family cysteine protease (encoded by transcript BESB_002420), whose amino-acid sequence MPLCLGSCEAHSCRSGSRQSLPCRDTKELRQRFSNLRLTTSLIGNADPDVTPPILPMSKRDDIVVDRLSRKVDASSFATVLKAYLIIKTRLAAQRANREFQLNRRRSLAILNRRSSRVALESPSHKARRSGLKKSAPPPEAPGLGGESRRAGNGSSAKREVLVPQASPPSRRSPADDDEDSSHSSGARSDSESEGVKPVGAVGRMKACQSLLDQRLGFLGFKSVRSEGDGNCQFRSCSWNMFGSEEYHRVVRARAVRHMREHRDEYGVFFGKEEFERYLKNMSRPGTWGDELTVRAIADSFQCTIHIITSTDANWYLRYDPQDGEETLEPVRHIFLTYISPIHYNSFTIEDTSASDTESTGAKRA is encoded by the coding sequence ATGCCGCTGTGTCTGGGTTCTTGCGAGGCTCACTCTTGCCGCAGCGGGAGTCGGCAGAGTCTGCCTTGCCGAGATACAAAGGAGCTACGACAACGCTTTTCTAATCTTCGGCTGACGACGTCGTTAATAGGCAACGCGGATCCCGACGTGACTCCGCCAATTCTGCCAATGAGCAAGCGTGACGATATTGTGGTGGATCGTCTGTCTAGGAAAGTGGACGCGAGTAGCTTCGCCACCGTTTTGAAGGCGTACTTGATCATCAAAACCAGGCtggctgcgcagagagcgaatcGCGAGTTCCAGCTCAACCGGCGACGGTCCCTGGCTATCCTCAACAGGAGGAGTAGCCGTGTAGCTCTTGAGAGCCCGTCGCATAAGGCAAGGCGGAGCGGCTTGAAGAAGTCGGCGCCAccgccagaggcgccagGGCTAGGCGGAGAGAGTCGAAGGGCGGGcaacggcagcagcgccaaaCGGGAAGTGCTGGTTCCTCAGGCGTCCCCcccgtcgcgccgctcgccagcaGATGACGACGAGGACTCCAGCCACAGTTCCGGCGCGAGGAGCGACTCCGAAAGCGAAGGCGTTAAGCCTGTCGGGGCTGTAGGTAGAATGAAGGCCTGTCAGTCGCTTCTCGACCAGCGCTTGGGGTTTTTGGGTTTCAAAAGTGTACGCAGTGAGGGTGACGGAAATTGCCAATTCCGGTCGTGTTCGTGGAATATGTTCGGCTCGGAAGAGTACCACAGAGTggtgcgggcgcgcgcagTTCGGCATATGCGCGAGCATAGAGACGAATATGGGGTGTTTTTCGGGAAGGAGGAATTCGAGAGGTACTTGAAGAATATGTCACGGCCAGGAACGTGGGGAGATGAACTCACTGTCCGCGCAATCGCTGACAGTTTCCAGTGTACGATCCACATCATCACCTCCACAGACGCGAACTGGTATCTGCGGTATGATCCACAGGACGGGGAGGAAACTCTTGAGCCCGTTCGACACATTTTCCTCACGTACATCTCTCCAATTCATTACAACTCATTCACTATCGAAGACACCTCAGCTTCGGACACTGAAAGCACAGGTGCAAAGCGTGCGTGA
- a CDS encoding zinc finger, C3HC4 type (RING finger) domain-containing protein (encoded by transcript BESB_002430), protein MVPNSHDPSSAGSSLVAAASEGDRSTQEGQLSPVPSASEHLLGGSHSQTGDNGQAHDHEGGVSREGRGGQGGTGGSTRCGASSSRGGSDTQQSIPVPVRRTYLDEVPEDLKCPICFDSAVSCRTPCSHFFCYTCINSHINNRLRQQQAVNCPLCRTAVSATNLMSIGGAKVVRVRALRVTCVGAVSGCTVSGTLEQVEKHESVCPHVLVFCRFRDRGCIAPLIRREAPLHENRCRFNPLVHACRHNLSGCKVRGTDELLRLHESRCRYRNMEKFVRCPHFESAGCGLLIKKKYRERHAQCCAFKIVQDAEQASRPCASSEAAAPTDAACGGAASAREAKRRRSISAAEDKEENREHGEARRADDAVCAAEGERKKLRGAPDARDAQEEDECGEDEADRRRGAEETKADLHSFRISFEWRNADKAISYEDLQGQLRAFLPNVVSVQGGRTFGEFHAIVERFPVTVLRAVGMAGDPQVSCSLFDLNLRLKGITTVQAGIE, encoded by the exons ATGGTTCCCAACAGCCACGAcccctcctccgcaggctcGTCTCTGGTCGCAGCCGCCAGTGAGGGCGACCGCAGTACGCAGGAGGGGCAGCTTTCGCCAGTTCCCTCAGCTTCTGAGCACCTTTTGGGAGGTTCGCATTCGCAGACTGGAGATAACGGACAGGCGCACGACCATGAGGGCGGCGTTTCacgcgaaggccgaggcggTCAAGGAGGAACGGGAGGCAGCACGCGGTGCGGAGCGTCGTCATCTCGGGGCGGAAGTGATACGCAACAGTCGATTCCTGTTCCGGTTCGAAGGACTTACCTTGACGAGGTGCCCGAGGACCTGAAGTGCCCAATTTGCTTCGACAGTGCCGTCAGTTGCCGCACGCCGTGCTCCCACTTCTTCTGCTACACATGCATCAACAGCCACATTAACAATCGCctgaggcagcagcaggcagTAAACTGCCCTCTCTGCCGCACCGCCGTCAGCGCCACCAACCTCATGAGCATTGGCGGGGCGAAAGTTGTGCGG GTTCGGGCGCTCCGCGTCACGTGCGTAGGTGCCGTCAGCGGCTGCACGGTCTCGGGGACTTTGGAACAAGTCGAAAAACACGAGAGTGTGTGCCCCCATGTCCTGGTCTTCTGCCGCTTCCGAGATAGAGGCTGTATCGCCCCTCTCATCCGACGTGAG GCTCCTCTCCACGAGAATCGCTGTCGCTTTAATCCCCTTGTCCACGCGTGCCGCCACAACTTGTCGGGCTGCAAAGTTCGAGGGACCGACGAGCTGTTGCGCCTCCATGAAAGCCGATGCAG ATACCGGAACATGGAGAAGTTTGTTCGCTGCCCCCACTTCGAgtccgccggctgcgggcTTCTTATCAAGAAGAAGTACcgggagagacacgcgcagtGCTGCGCGTTCAAGATCGTTCAAGATGCAGAGCAGGCTTCGCGGCCCTGTGCGTCCTctgaggctgcggcgccgacggaTGCGGCATGCGGCggagcagcgagcgcgcgcgaggcgaagcggcgacggtcgatctctgcggcggaagacAAGGAGGAAAACAGAGAGCATGGAGAGGCACGCCGAGCGGACGACGCAGTCTGCGCagccgaaggcgagcggaaaAAATTGCGAGGTGCACCAGACGctcgagacgcgcaggaggaagacgagtgCGGCGAGGATGAAGCAGATCGtaggcgaggcgcagaggaaaccaAGGCCGACCTCCACTCCTTCAGGATCTCATTTGAGTGGCGAAACGCAGACAAAGCCATCTCCTACGAAGACCTGCAggggcagctgcgcgccttccttcCCAACGTCGTCTCTGTGCAAGGCGGACGAACCTTTGGGGAATTCCACGCAATCGTTGAAAG ATTTCCTGTGACGGTGCTGCGCGCGGTCGGCATGGCGGGGGACCCGCAGGTCAGCTGCAGCTTGTTCGACTTGAACTTGCGTCTCAAGGGCATCACAACGGTTCAGGCAGGCATTGAGTGA
- a CDS encoding rhoptry kinase family protein ROP31 (encoded by transcript BESB_002440) gives MDLEPGQSAVAHFCRLMRRQGDDSGVQSDDDDRTEPISANLLPPGHELVFESMFKSKQRLTLKRGPLLGSGGLGIVYSMTQVDGTKVAVKIVGRSIGGQGASAIAEAGEELLEIVDREASVSATLGFQDPAALLTEARLLAAHDILRLPGNKQVFNFGNLFLFCNRFLVFPEAAGTLEDLIGVLDDSEMALHARLSATSQMINVIANLHSKRMIHGDIKPTNFFLSDNGIVLLGDFSYPLTDGDVAALVVVTPSMLSPEVVRFVKEGSAVRVDRTLDSWMLGLTLYILWCGRLPWGLSLQEEDYDKIMGLHRQSRPATLSFNDCNGIIPQIQVLILHFLSKDPKDRWTPRRAVVELDIYPVSETQSAAQA, from the coding sequence ATGGACCTTGAGCCTGGCCAGTCTGCTGTGGCTCACTTTTGTCGCTTGATGAGGCGACAGGGGGACGACAGTGGCGTTCAATCTGACGACGATGATAGAACCGAGCCAATCTCCGCCAACTTGCTTCCTCCAGGCCACGAACTTGTTTTTGAATCAATGTTCAAGTCAAAACAGAGGCTCACTCTAAAACGAGGGCCTCTCCTCGGGTCAGGAGGCCTGGGCATCGTGTATTCTATGACTCAGGTGGATGGTACAAAGGTTGCGGTCAAGATTGTGGGCAGATCTATTGGAGGGCAAGGTGCCAGCGCGATCGCGGAGGCAGGGGAGGAACTGTTAGAGATCGTGGATCGGGAAGCAAGCGTGTCTGCGACTTTGGGTTTCCAGGATCCGGCTGCTCTGTTGACAGAAGCCCGACTGTTGGCTGCCCACGACATTTTGCGATTGCCTGGCAACAAGCAAGTTTTTAATTTCGGCAATTTGTTCTTATTTTGTAACCGATTCCTGGTTTTCCCGGAGGCAGCAGGAACATTAGAAGATTTGATCGGTGTTCTCGATGATTCGGAAATGGCTCTCCATGCACGGCTGTCGGCAACTAGTCAAATGATCAACGTGATAGCAAACTTGCACTCGAAACGAATGATTCACGGCGACATCAAGCCAACCAATTTCTTCCTATCCGACAACGGCATCGTGCTTCTGGGGGATTTTTCTTACCCGCTGACCGACGGCGATGTTGCTGCCCTGGTTGTGGTCACACCTAGCATGCTGAGTCCGGAAGTCGTTCGGTTTGTTAAAGAAGGCAGTGCAGTGCGCGTCGATCGAACCCTCGACTCGTGGATGCTCGGACTCACCCTGTACATCCTGTGGTGTGGCCGGCTTCCGTGGGGCCTGTCACTCCAGGAGGAGGATTACGACAAGATTATGGGACTCCACAGACAGAGCCGCCCGGCGACTTTGAGTTTCAACGACTGCAACGGAATAATCCCCCAGATACAGGTCCTCATTCTACATTTTTTATCAAAGGACCCGAAAGACCGCTGGACGCCTCGAAGGGCTGTTGTAGAACTCGATATCTATCCTGTTTCTGAAACGCAGTCCGCGGCACAGGCCTAG
- a CDS encoding hypothetical protein (encoded by transcript BESB_002450) gives MASIVQPARFLDAAVMALFAMVLSALMLYMFGEFWNLSQDARFSQWKIGFFMQKLFPFKRNFDFNLTHILLFTVCVLLLSFRPDYESLPAEQQAQFRQSQACASSSCSHRQVAESSDKEGKKKH, from the exons ATGGCGTCCATCGTGCAACCCGCCCGGTTCCTGGATG CGGCCGTTATGGCGCTCTTCGCGATGGTGCTTTCCGCCCTCATGCTGTACATGTTTGGCGAGTTTTGGAACCTCTCGCAAGACGCGCGCTTCAGCCAATGGAAGATCGGTTTCTTCATGCAGAAACTGTTTCCCTTCAAG CGCAACTTCGACTTCAACCTCACCCACATTCTCCTCTTCACagtctgcgtcctcctgcTGAGCTTCCG CCCGGACTACGAGTCTCTGCCGgccgagcagcaggcgcagttCCGCCAGAGTCAGGcttgcgcgtcgtcttcctgtTCGCACCGCCAGGTGGCGGAGTCTTCTGACAAAGAGGGCAAGAAGAAGCACTA